In one window of Streptomyces griseus subsp. griseus DNA:
- a CDS encoding S1 family peptidase, producing MRLSHPHSMSRRARLIAGATGLAAAAALVIPAATASAQPAPKTFSATELNRTADSVRTADIGGTAWYVDAESGKVVVTVDSTVTKAEIAKIENEAGGNADALVVKHTPGKFSKLIAGGEAITTGGARCSLGFNVQDGAGTKYALTAGHCTNIGSSWSIGTTAGSSFPGNDYGIIQHSDPGAADGRVYLYNGSYQEITGAGDPSVGQSVQRSGSTTGLHGGSVTGLNATVNYGADGIVSGLIQTNVCAEPGDSGGALFSGSTALGLTSGGSGNCSSGGTTFFQPVTEALSAYGVSII from the coding sequence GTGCGACTCTCTCACCCCCACAGCATGTCGAGACGAGCACGACTCATCGCCGGGGCGACCGGCCTCGCCGCCGCGGCGGCACTGGTCATCCCCGCCGCCACCGCGTCCGCCCAGCCCGCCCCGAAGACGTTCAGCGCCACCGAGCTCAACCGGACGGCCGACTCCGTGCGCACCGCCGACATCGGCGGCACCGCCTGGTACGTCGATGCCGAGTCGGGCAAGGTCGTCGTCACCGTCGACAGCACGGTGACCAAGGCCGAGATCGCCAAGATCGAGAACGAGGCCGGCGGGAACGCCGACGCTCTCGTGGTCAAGCACACCCCCGGTAAGTTCTCCAAGCTCATCGCGGGTGGCGAGGCCATCACCACGGGTGGGGCCCGGTGCTCCCTGGGCTTCAACGTGCAGGACGGCGCCGGCACCAAGTACGCCCTGACCGCCGGTCACTGCACCAACATCGGCAGCTCGTGGTCGATCGGCACCACCGCCGGATCCAGCTTCCCCGGCAACGACTACGGCATCATCCAGCACTCCGACCCCGGCGCGGCCGACGGCCGTGTCTACCTCTACAACGGCAGCTACCAGGAGATCACCGGCGCCGGTGACCCCTCGGTCGGCCAGTCCGTCCAGCGCAGCGGCAGCACCACCGGCCTGCACGGCGGCTCGGTCACCGGCCTCAACGCCACCGTCAACTACGGTGCCGACGGCATCGTCTCCGGTCTGATCCAGACCAACGTCTGCGCCGAGCCCGGCGACAGCGGCGGCGCGCTCTTCTCCGGGAGCACCGCGCTCGGTCTCACCTCCGGCGGCAGCGGCAACTGCTCCTCCGGCGGCACCACGTTCTTCCAGCCCGTCACCGAGGCGCTCAGCGCCTACGGTGTGAGCATCATCTGA